Proteins encoded by one window of Thermoflexus sp.:
- the rpsJ gene encoding 30S ribosomal protein S10: MAKQRLRIRLKAYDHRILDESARRIVEVAERTGARVIGPIPLPTKRERFTVIRSPFIDKDSQEHFEIRTHKRLIDVLDPDPKTIDQLMRLNLPAGVDIEIKI; the protein is encoded by the coding sequence ATGGCCAAGCAGCGATTGCGCATCCGTCTGAAGGCATACGATCACCGGATCCTGGATGAATCCGCTCGCCGGATTGTGGAGGTGGCAGAGCGCACCGGCGCGCGGGTGATCGGTCCGATCCCGCTTCCGACGAAACGGGAACGGTTCACCGTGATCCGCTCGCCGTTTATCGATAAGGATTCTCAGGAACATTTCGAGATCCGCACCCACAAACGGCTGATCGATGTCCTCGATCCGGATCCGAAAACCATCGATCAGCTGATGCGCCTGAACCTTCCAGCAGGCGTGGATATCGAAATTAAGATTTGA